The following proteins are co-located in the Methanobacterium formicicum DSM 3637 genome:
- a CDS encoding molybdopterin-dependent oxidoreductase — MREILTACTADCPGTCSIIAQVENEKIVKLHGNPEHDITSGFICRNAKNYLKERLYNDRRILHPLKKEDGKWVQISWDEALDMTTTKIKNACENYGSQSILYYQGYGARTALRLINRRFFNLLGGVSTLYGSICGGTGQAGQEMDMGVRLSHDPIDHLNSKVILVWGRNPAVTDIHLWKIIKQAHRKGAKLVVIDPVNTKTSHSADMYLQPVPGSDSFLAIAIAKIILKEKIIAEEFIHKNTEYFQDYHDLLNDYSLNELSRITDVPLNDLYKLAMLYANGHPSSIILGWGLQRYVKSHLTFRLIDALAAITGNIGKSGGGVSHGFDEYGYFNHEHALDDIAPNQRKLNIPIVGEELIRTQDPPIKLIFITAGNPLAMLANTHKVKKAFQSVDDVIMVDHFLNDTADVANLFLPATCFLEEEDLVGSYGHNWISPLNPVTPPCGEARSELQIFQELAVKLGFGEKMAGTPREWLGKLAEPIIREGISLEDIQRKPYRLPSAPITPFSDGKFETKSGKFEFPTELHLKITDEILNKNFNTNMGFSLRLLSVSPQGWIGSEIPDNEHGKSVLEVQVHPEVLKEKGIEDGEEVWLESIQGKLLVKVKENNEIRPDYVLTHRGGWRKYNKCVNILTPDLVSDHGNGAPYYETFVGLKRTT, encoded by the coding sequence ATGAGGGAAATTTTAACAGCATGTACAGCTGACTGCCCCGGAACATGCAGCATAATAGCCCAAGTAGAAAATGAAAAAATAGTTAAATTGCACGGAAATCCTGAACATGACATAACCAGTGGTTTCATCTGCAGGAACGCAAAAAACTATTTAAAAGAACGACTTTACAACGATAGGAGAATTTTACATCCCTTAAAAAAGGAAGATGGTAAATGGGTGCAGATTAGCTGGGATGAAGCCCTGGATATGACCACCACTAAAATAAAGAATGCTTGTGAAAACTACGGAAGCCAGTCTATTCTTTATTACCAAGGCTATGGAGCTAGAACCGCACTTAGACTTATTAATCGTCGTTTTTTTAATCTATTAGGCGGAGTTTCCACCCTTTACGGATCAATATGCGGAGGAACAGGACAGGCAGGTCAGGAAATGGACATGGGAGTTCGTCTATCCCATGACCCCATTGATCATCTTAACAGCAAAGTTATATTGGTTTGGGGTCGAAATCCTGCAGTCACCGATATTCATCTGTGGAAGATCATTAAACAAGCACACCGAAAAGGGGCTAAATTAGTAGTAATTGATCCGGTGAACACCAAAACCAGTCATAGTGCAGATATGTACCTGCAGCCAGTTCCGGGCTCCGACAGTTTTTTAGCCATAGCAATTGCTAAGATAATATTAAAAGAGAAAATCATTGCTGAAGAATTCATACACAAAAATACAGAATACTTTCAGGATTACCATGATTTACTGAATGATTACAGCCTGAATGAACTTTCCAGAATAACCGATGTCCCCCTGAACGACCTTTATAAACTGGCAATGTTGTATGCAAATGGTCATCCCAGTAGCATCATATTAGGTTGGGGTTTGCAACGTTACGTGAAGAGTCATTTGACTTTCCGCCTTATTGATGCACTGGCTGCCATTACAGGGAACATAGGAAAAAGTGGTGGTGGTGTCAGTCATGGTTTTGATGAATATGGCTACTTCAACCATGAGCATGCCCTTGATGATATTGCACCCAACCAGAGGAAACTGAACATACCCATTGTTGGTGAAGAACTGATCAGGACACAGGACCCACCTATTAAACTCATTTTTATCACAGCAGGAAATCCTTTAGCAATGCTTGCCAACACCCACAAAGTGAAAAAGGCATTTCAAAGTGTTGATGATGTTATAATGGTCGATCATTTCTTAAATGATACTGCTGATGTGGCTAACCTATTTTTACCAGCAACCTGCTTTTTGGAAGAGGAAGATCTGGTTGGAAGCTATGGTCATAACTGGATATCCCCCCTCAACCCCGTTACCCCTCCCTGTGGTGAGGCCAGATCCGAATTACAGATATTCCAGGAATTAGCAGTGAAGCTTGGATTTGGAGAAAAAATGGCAGGAACCCCTCGTGAATGGTTGGGTAAACTAGCAGAACCCATAATCCGTGAGGGAATATCACTGGAAGACATTCAAAGAAAACCTTACCGGCTTCCATCTGCCCCAATAACCCCCTTTTCTGATGGGAAATTTGAAACTAAATCAGGGAAATTTGAGTTTCCAACTGAACTTCATCTCAAAATTACAGATGAAATTTTAAATAAAAATTTCAACACAAATATGGGTTTTAGCCTTAGATTACTATCAGTTAGCCCTCAAGGATGGATAGGTTCAGAAATACCGGATAATGAACATGGAAAAAGTGTTCTTGAGGTACAAGTCCATCCAGAAGTTCTTAAAGAAAAAGGTATTGAAGATGGTGAAGAAGTCTGGCTCGAATCAATTCAGGGAAAACTTTTGGTTAAAGTTAAGGAAAATAATGAGATTAGACCGGATTACGTTCTCACCCATAGGGGTGGATGGAGAAAATATAATAAATGTGTGAATATTTTGACTCCTGATCTTGTGAGCGACCATGGTAATGGGGCTCCTTACTATGAAACATTTGTTGGATTAAAAAGAACTACTTAA
- a CDS encoding 4Fe-4S dicluster domain-containing protein — MPIIKIDHDKCDASDCAECVDSCPMSIFQLENNKIITKSGEDCNLCEMCQDLCPSSAINITE, encoded by the coding sequence ATGCCCATAATAAAGATTGATCATGATAAATGTGATGCCAGTGACTGTGCAGAATGTGTAGATTCCTGCCCCATGTCAATTTTTCAACTGGAAAATAATAAAATAATCACCAAATCAGGGGAAGACTGTAATTTATGCGAAATGTGCCAGGATCTATGTCCCAGCTCAGCCATAAATATAACAGAATAA